Proteins found in one Neomonachus schauinslandi chromosome 1, ASM220157v2, whole genome shotgun sequence genomic segment:
- the ZNF660 gene encoding zinc finger protein 660 has protein sequence MRKTRSFRHKTVKDNETLREVSEQESEKDGSQCLDPATNMRIQAEKKQYVCTECGKAFSQSANLTVHERIHTGEKPYKCKECGKAFSHSSNLVVHRRIHTGLKPYTCSECGKSFSGKSHLIRHQGIHSGEKTYECKECGKAFSRSSGLISHHRVHTGEKPYTCIECGKAFSRSSNLTQHQRMHKGKKVYKCKECGKTCVSNTKIMDHQRIHTGEKPYECDECGKAFILRKTLSEHQRLHRREKPYKCNECGKAFTSNRNLVDHQRVHTGEKPYKCNECGKTFRQTSQVILHLRTHTKEKPYKCSECGKAYRYSSQLLQHQRKHNEEKETS, from the coding sequence atgagaaagacaagAAGCTTCAGGCATAAGACAGTTAAAGACAATGAAACACTTAGAGAAGTGAGTGAGCAAGAATCTGAAAAAGATGGTAGTCAGTGCTTAGATCCTGCAACAAACATGAGAATTCAGGCTGAAAAGAAACAGTATGTATGTActgagtgtgggaaagcctttagtCAGAGTGCAAATCTTACAGTACATGAAAGaatccacacaggagagaaaccctataagTGTAAGGAGTGTGGAAAAGCCTTCAGTCATAGCTCCAACCTTGTTGTTCATCGAAGAATCCACACTGGACTGAAGCCCTACacatgcagtgaatgtgggaaatctttcaGTGGTAAGTCACACCTCATTCGGCACCAGGGAATCCATAGTGGGGAGAAAACTTATGAATGTAaggagtgtgggaaagcctttagtCGGAGTTCAGGTCTTATTTCACATCATAGAGTTCACACTGGGGAAAAGCCCTACACTTGTATcgagtgtgggaaagcctttagcCGTAGTTCAAACCTTACTCAACATCAAAGaatgcacaaaggaaaaaaagtttacaaatgtAAGGAGTGTGGGAAAACATGTGTTTCTAATACAAAGATTATGGaccatcagagaattcacacagggGAGAAGCCTTACGAGTGTGATGAGTGTggaaaagctttcattttaagGAAGACCCTTAGTGAACATCAGAGACTTCACCGTagagagaaaccttacaaatgtaatgaatgtgggaaagcttttaCTTCTAACCGAAACCTTGTTGATCAtcagagagttcacactggagagaaaccctataaatgtaaCGAATGTGGAAAAACCTTCAGGCAGACTTCTCAAGTTATTCTACATTTGAGAACCCACACTAAggagaaaccctataaatgtagTGAGTGTGGGAAAGCCTATCGTTATAGCTCACAGCTTCTTCAACACCAGAGAAAAcataatgaggagaaagaaacatCATAA